The following coding sequences lie in one Lentilactobacillus sp. SPB1-3 genomic window:
- the hslU gene encoding ATP-dependent protease ATPase subunit HslU, producing the protein MDESQITPKQIVETLDQYIIGQNDAKKAVAVALRNRFRRMQLSSDMQDEISPKNLLMIGPTGVGKTEIARRLAKIVKAPFVKVEATKFTEVGYVGSDVESMVRDLVENAVNLQREEAYKNVRVDAEIEANNQLVKLLVPAKKKENNKNDMQNLMSMFSAMQKGEMPTDSAPEEDITDDVREQRMSTSEKLRAGLLEDNEVKIKVDDPSSNPAGQNSMMNQMGIDLNDTLSGLMPKKQIERTVTVREARDILAHQAAETLINQADLYHDAITRAENTGIIFIDEIDKITGGNSNNSGEVSREGVQRDILPIVEGSQINTKYGSVNTDHILFIGSGAFATSKPSDLIPELQGRFPIRVELDDLSKDDFVRILTEPTNALTKQYVALIGTDNINITFTIEAVNKIAEIASDVNHNTDNIGARRLHTILEKLLEDILYEGPDMQMGDITITEQYVEDKVGKLAGNKDLSRYIL; encoded by the coding sequence GTGGACGAATCACAAATCACCCCAAAACAAATTGTTGAAACATTAGATCAATACATCATTGGCCAAAATGATGCTAAAAAAGCCGTTGCGGTCGCTTTAAGAAATCGCTTCAGAAGAATGCAGTTGTCTAGTGATATGCAAGATGAAATTTCTCCTAAGAACCTGTTGATGATCGGACCTACAGGAGTTGGTAAGACTGAAATTGCTAGACGTTTAGCTAAAATTGTCAAAGCACCATTTGTTAAGGTTGAAGCTACTAAATTTACGGAAGTTGGTTACGTTGGATCAGATGTTGAATCAATGGTCCGTGATTTAGTTGAAAATGCGGTCAATCTTCAACGGGAAGAAGCATATAAAAACGTCCGTGTGGATGCTGAAATAGAAGCTAATAACCAACTAGTGAAACTATTGGTTCCTGCCAAGAAGAAAGAAAATAACAAGAATGACATGCAAAATCTGATGAGCATGTTCTCTGCAATGCAAAAAGGTGAAATGCCAACAGACAGCGCCCCTGAAGAAGACATCACAGATGATGTGCGCGAACAACGTATGTCTACTTCAGAAAAACTTCGTGCCGGATTACTAGAAGACAATGAAGTTAAAATCAAGGTTGATGACCCTTCAAGCAATCCTGCTGGCCAAAATAGTATGATGAACCAAATGGGAATCGACTTGAATGATACTTTATCTGGCCTAATGCCTAAGAAGCAAATCGAAAGAACTGTGACTGTTAGAGAAGCGCGTGATATTTTGGCTCATCAAGCAGCTGAAACTTTAATCAATCAAGCCGATCTTTATCATGATGCCATCACTAGAGCAGAAAACACTGGAATCATCTTCATTGATGAAATTGATAAGATTACTGGTGGTAATTCTAATAACTCTGGTGAAGTATCACGAGAAGGTGTTCAAAGGGATATTTTACCAATTGTTGAAGGTTCTCAGATCAATACTAAGTATGGATCAGTTAACACCGATCATATCTTATTTATTGGTTCAGGAGCGTTTGCGACAAGTAAACCGTCTGATTTAATTCCAGAGCTTCAAGGTCGTTTCCCAATTCGAGTGGAACTTGATGACTTAAGCAAGGATGATTTTGTTCGCATTCTAACGGAACCAACTAACGCTTTGACTAAGCAATATGTTGCCTTGATTGGTACTGACAACATCAATATCACATTCACCATTGAAGCTGTGAACAAAATTGCAGAAATTGCATCAGATGTTAACCATAATACAGACAATATTGGTGCCAGAAGATTACACACCATCCTTGAAAAATTATTGGAAGATATTCTTTACGAAGGCCCTGATATGCAAATGGGTGACATTACTATTACCGAACAATATGTCGAAGACAAGGTTGGCAAATTAGCTGGTAATAAGGATCTTTCAAGATATATCCTATAA
- the msrA gene encoding peptide-methionine (S)-S-oxide reductase MsrA, producing MTETAIFAGGCFWCMVKPFDEMPGIEKVVSGYTGGHVANPTYEQVSSHTTGHTEAVKITFDPEVISYRDLVQIYWQQTDPTDAMGQFQDRGDNYRPVIFVKDDEQRKIAEESKQALQESEMFDKPIVTKIEKVQPFYDAEEEHQEFYKKDPLRFELEERGGREQFKQQHWNN from the coding sequence TTGACTGAAACAGCAATTTTTGCCGGTGGATGTTTTTGGTGCATGGTCAAGCCTTTCGACGAAATGCCCGGAATTGAAAAAGTTGTGTCTGGCTACACAGGTGGCCACGTTGCTAACCCCACGTATGAACAGGTTAGCAGTCACACCACTGGACACACAGAGGCAGTTAAAATTACCTTTGATCCTGAAGTTATTAGCTATAGAGATTTAGTGCAGATTTACTGGCAACAAACTGATCCAACAGATGCGATGGGACAGTTCCAAGATCGCGGCGATAATTATCGACCAGTCATCTTTGTCAAAGATGATGAGCAAAGAAAGATTGCCGAAGAATCTAAACAAGCGCTTCAAGAAAGCGAAATGTTTGATAAACCAATCGTTACTAAGATTGAAAAAGTTCAACCTTTCTATGATGCCGAAGAAGAACATCAAGAGTTCTATAAGAAGGATCCACTACGTTTTGAACTCGAAGAACGTGGTGGCCGTGAACAATTTAAACAGCAACATTGGAATAATTAA
- the plsY gene encoding glycerol-3-phosphate 1-O-acyltransferase PlsY, whose protein sequence is MNNSTYEIIIMLILAYLLGSIPSGVWIGKLFFRIDIRRHGSGNIGTTNTYRVLGPIAGTIVMIMDISKGVVATLLPTFFGNHTITPLVFGLMAILGHTFSIFDKFKGGKAVAVSAGMLLAYQPVLFIIAISMWLFLIFISSTVSFASIVAFILITIIIFFTHDILLSILASVLTIFIIYRHWENVIRMLHGTENNVSFGLYYWLHKSKK, encoded by the coding sequence GTGAATAATAGTACATACGAAATTATAATAATGTTGATTTTGGCATATTTATTAGGTTCTATCCCTAGTGGAGTTTGGATCGGTAAGCTTTTTTTTAGAATCGATATTCGCAGACACGGCTCTGGAAACATTGGTACGACAAACACTTATCGAGTTTTAGGTCCAATTGCAGGAACTATCGTAATGATTATGGATATTTCAAAGGGTGTCGTCGCCACCTTACTTCCAACATTCTTTGGGAATCATACCATAACACCGTTGGTTTTTGGTTTGATGGCCATTTTAGGCCATACCTTCTCGATCTTTGATAAATTCAAAGGTGGCAAAGCAGTGGCCGTGAGTGCCGGAATGCTGCTAGCATACCAACCTGTCTTGTTTATCATTGCCATCTCAATGTGGTTATTCCTGATTTTTATCTCAAGTACCGTTAGTTTTGCCAGCATTGTGGCCTTTATACTAATTACGATCATTATCTTTTTCACTCATGATATCTTGCTGAGTATCTTGGCTTCTGTCCTCACAATTTTCATTATCTATCGCCATTGGGAAAATGTTATTAGAATGTTGCACGGAACTGAAAATAACGTATCGTTTGGACTATACTACTGGCTTCATAAATCAAAAAAATAA
- a CDS encoding LysR family transcriptional regulator, with product MKTTQENIFSSKTLTYFLQLSETMNYTQAAQILGITQPALTQQIKKLERTVGTNLFYSVGKKLKMSDAGYIMLKATHQIYDILNQATDEIQTTTSSTNGEINLGILASIETKVFEKFALQLYKENPDLVINFHMLTRKEIWESLENNKIDLAIMYLPDESIKNWKPYSSQKIISDDLWLIHHNEKNAGKKKIKLKDANDRGWVVYPAEYYLSIAIKEIFKNNMVDAPKVQARFTMPEQILNFAVHAGLNTALPKSYLLNVDLDKLREKGLYTAELEPNVDFDLEFVYRKNKNEIPRIGRFLDKFNAYLEEKDYISRLTEKDE from the coding sequence GTGAAAACTACACAAGAGAATATATTTTCATCCAAAACCCTGACTTACTTTTTACAACTATCAGAAACTATGAACTACACGCAAGCTGCCCAAATCCTTGGAATTACTCAGCCAGCGTTAACACAACAAATTAAGAAACTTGAACGGACTGTGGGAACCAACTTATTTTATTCAGTAGGTAAGAAATTAAAAATGTCTGATGCTGGTTACATTATGCTTAAAGCAACCCACCAGATTTATGACATTTTGAACCAAGCCACTGATGAGATTCAGACGACTACAAGTTCAACCAATGGTGAAATCAATTTAGGAATCTTAGCTTCAATTGAAACTAAGGTCTTCGAAAAATTCGCTCTACAACTTTACAAAGAAAATCCTGACTTGGTCATTAACTTTCATATGTTGACCAGAAAAGAAATTTGGGAAAGTTTAGAAAACAACAAAATTGATTTAGCAATTATGTACTTGCCTGATGAATCAATTAAAAACTGGAAACCTTACAGTTCTCAAAAGATCATTTCAGATGATTTATGGTTGATCCATCATAACGAGAAAAATGCCGGTAAGAAGAAGATTAAGCTTAAAGATGCTAATGATCGTGGTTGGGTCGTTTATCCAGCTGAGTATTACTTAAGCATCGCTATCAAGGAAATCTTTAAGAACAACATGGTTGATGCTCCTAAAGTTCAAGCAAGATTTACTATGCCAGAACAAATTCTAAACTTTGCTGTTCACGCTGGTTTAAACACTGCTTTGCCAAAGTCTTACTTGCTCAATGTTGATTTAGACAAGTTAAGAGAAAAGGGACTTTACACTGCTGAATTAGAGCCAAACGTTGATTTCGATTTAGAATTTGTGTATCGTAAAAACAAGAACGAAATTCCTCGAATTGGTCGTTTCCTCGATAAGTTCAATGCATACCTTGAAGAAAAAGACTATATTTCGAGATTAACTGAAAAAGACGAATAG
- the parC gene encoding DNA topoisomerase IV subunit A — protein MGDRFARYSKSIIQERALPDIRDGLKPVQRRILYAMNKDGNTYDKGFRKSAKSVGNVMGNFHPHGDSSIYEAIVRLSQDWKLREPLIEMHGNNGSMDGDSAAAMRYTEARLSKISTEMLRDIDKDTVDWVLNFDDTEYEPTVLPSRFPNLLVNGSTGISAGYATDIPPHNLGEVIDAILYLQKHPDASLDELMQFIKGPDFPTGGIVQGIDGIKKAYETGHGKIVIRSKTTIENLRGNKSQIVITEIPYEVNKAQLVKRIDEIRLNKKIDGIAEVRDQSDREGLSIVVELKRDVDSQGVLNYLLKNTDLQVSYTFNVVAINHMRPERLSLRTVLTSYLTFQQEIVKKRTQYSLNKASSRQHIVEGLIKALSILDQVIKTIRASKNRKDARDNLVHEYEFSENQADAIVALQLYRLTNTDVTDLENESKKLSEEIAEYTKILNDDKELNRVLAKELKAIGKEYRNDRKTEIQDKVADIKINTDVIVPDEDVMVLVSHDGYIKRSSLRSFTASADESGLKDDDYAIFTKKVNARDHLFMFTSQGNLIYRPVFEITDVKWKDTGEHISQSIGLDINEEIIATYSFTDLKAAGCFLIATSDGYIKRVNFSDLIPGRTYKKHAYTYVKMKTDDASVVSVNFIDDAQKDQEILLASKRGLALRFSINEVSMYGPRTSGVKSMSLADDDNVTDLAIVSESDTLGFITQRGSFKKMAVSDVPVTSRARKGINILRALKAEPHEIVDFTVLPSANDPLEVITSRRKFHDIIPSDYSLGGRYSNGSFVVDVQTEGTPVVIRPKTQEISIV, from the coding sequence ATGGGCGACCGCTTCGCAAGATATTCAAAATCAATTATTCAAGAACGGGCCCTTCCAGATATCAGAGATGGTTTAAAACCCGTTCAACGAAGAATACTTTATGCCATGAATAAGGATGGCAACACGTATGACAAGGGCTTTCGTAAATCTGCTAAATCTGTTGGTAACGTCATGGGTAACTTTCACCCCCATGGTGATAGTTCAATCTATGAAGCCATCGTTAGACTTAGCCAAGATTGGAAGTTGCGGGAACCATTAATCGAAATGCATGGTAACAATGGTTCAATGGATGGAGATTCAGCTGCCGCAATGCGTTACACGGAAGCTCGACTTAGCAAAATCTCAACAGAAATGTTGCGCGACATTGACAAGGATACAGTTGATTGGGTATTGAATTTTGATGATACTGAATATGAACCAACCGTATTACCTTCTAGGTTTCCCAATCTGTTAGTTAATGGTTCCACAGGGATTTCAGCCGGTTATGCCACGGATATTCCACCTCACAATTTAGGTGAAGTCATCGACGCAATTTTATATTTACAAAAGCATCCGGATGCTAGCCTCGATGAATTGATGCAATTTATCAAAGGACCTGATTTTCCAACTGGTGGAATTGTTCAGGGAATTGATGGTATTAAAAAAGCCTATGAAACTGGCCATGGTAAAATTGTGATTCGATCAAAGACCACTATCGAGAATCTTCGTGGTAACAAATCACAAATTGTGATTACCGAAATTCCATACGAAGTAAATAAAGCTCAATTAGTCAAAAGAATTGATGAAATTAGACTAAATAAGAAAATCGATGGAATTGCTGAAGTTCGTGATCAAAGTGATCGAGAAGGTCTCTCAATTGTTGTCGAATTAAAACGTGATGTTGATAGTCAGGGTGTCTTAAATTATTTATTGAAGAATACTGACCTACAAGTTTCTTATACGTTTAATGTGGTCGCTATTAATCATATGCGTCCCGAAAGATTGTCATTACGGACTGTTTTGACTTCCTACTTAACATTCCAACAAGAGATTGTTAAGAAGCGAACTCAGTATAGTTTGAACAAAGCATCTAGTCGCCAACACATTGTTGAAGGGTTGATCAAAGCTTTATCCATCCTGGATCAAGTAATTAAAACAATTAGAGCTAGTAAAAACCGAAAAGACGCTCGTGATAATTTAGTTCACGAATATGAATTTTCTGAAAATCAAGCTGATGCAATTGTTGCATTACAACTTTACCGATTAACTAATACTGATGTAACTGATCTTGAAAATGAGTCTAAAAAACTTTCTGAAGAGATTGCCGAATATACCAAGATCCTAAACGACGACAAGGAGCTTAATCGCGTTCTTGCCAAGGAGCTTAAAGCTATCGGTAAAGAATATCGAAATGATCGAAAGACTGAAATTCAAGATAAGGTCGCTGACATTAAGATCAATACTGATGTTATTGTTCCCGATGAAGACGTTATGGTATTAGTATCACACGACGGTTATATCAAGCGAAGTAGTCTTCGATCATTCACCGCTTCAGCTGATGAATCAGGGTTGAAAGATGATGATTACGCAATCTTCACTAAAAAGGTAAACGCGCGTGATCACTTGTTCATGTTTACAAGTCAAGGTAACTTGATTTATCGACCAGTCTTTGAAATTACTGATGTGAAATGGAAGGATACTGGTGAGCATATATCTCAATCAATCGGTTTAGATATCAACGAAGAAATTATCGCTACTTACAGCTTTACTGATCTTAAAGCTGCTGGCTGCTTCTTGATAGCTACTAGTGATGGATATATTAAACGGGTTAACTTTAGTGACTTAATTCCAGGAAGAACATATAAGAAACATGCATACACATATGTTAAGATGAAGACAGATGATGCCAGTGTGGTTTCAGTTAATTTCATTGATGATGCTCAGAAAGATCAAGAAATTTTGCTTGCTTCCAAACGTGGTTTAGCACTTAGATTCTCAATCAACGAAGTATCAATGTATGGCCCTAGAACTAGTGGGGTTAAATCTATGTCCTTAGCAGACGATGATAACGTAACCGACTTGGCAATCGTCAGTGAGTCTGACACGTTAGGATTTATCACTCAGCGTGGTTCGTTTAAGAAGATGGCGGTATCAGATGTGCCTGTTACGTCAAGAGCACGTAAGGGAATCAATATCCTTCGTGCATTGAAGGCAGAACCACATGAAATCGTTGATTTCACTGTATTACCATCAGCAAATGATCCATTAGAAGTGATCACATCGAGAAGAAAGTTCCACGATATCATTCCTAGTGACTACTCATTAGGTGGTAGGTACTCTAATGGCTCTTTCGTTGTTGACGTTCAGACAGAAGGAACTCCAGTAGTAATCAGACCTAAAACACAAGAAATTTCTATCGTTTAA
- a CDS encoding manganese-dependent inorganic pyrophosphatase, whose translation MSKELIFGHSNPDTDAIVAAKAYSYLQNKLGYDTEAVALGEPNPETQFVLNYFDESTPRVIKEASSEVDEVMLVDHNENQQSVSDIDKVTVTHVVDHHRIANFSTTLPLYYRAEPVGCTSTILTKMFDENKVEIPAQLAGLMLSAIISDTLLLKSPTTTDDDKIALKTLAEIADIDVDKYGIEMLKAGTNTDAKSDKELIDSDAKSFDLGGKSVRIDQINVVDFDDILKRKSDILKAMSDEASAENYDLFLVLVTNVLNSDSKLIVLGEPKDAVESAFNEKINDDIMELPGVVSRKKQVVPQLTDAMVK comes from the coding sequence ATGAGTAAAGAATTAATTTTTGGTCATTCAAATCCTGATACTGATGCGATTGTGGCCGCAAAAGCATATTCATATCTACAAAACAAGCTTGGTTACGACACTGAAGCAGTTGCTTTAGGCGAACCAAATCCTGAAACTCAATTCGTGTTGAATTATTTTGACGAATCAACCCCTAGAGTTATCAAAGAAGCTTCTTCAGAAGTTGATGAAGTAATGTTAGTTGACCACAACGAAAATCAACAAAGTGTGAGTGACATTGATAAAGTAACTGTTACTCATGTTGTTGACCATCACCGTATCGCTAACTTCAGTACTACATTGCCTTTGTACTATCGTGCTGAACCAGTTGGATGTACCAGCACTATTTTGACTAAAATGTTTGATGAAAACAAAGTTGAAATTCCTGCTCAACTTGCTGGTTTGATGCTTTCAGCAATTATCTCAGATACTTTATTGTTGAAGTCACCAACTACTACTGATGATGACAAAATTGCTTTAAAGACTCTTGCAGAAATTGCTGATATCGATGTTGATAAGTATGGTATTGAAATGCTTAAGGCTGGTACTAATACCGATGCTAAGAGTGATAAAGAGTTAATCGATTCAGATGCTAAATCATTTGATTTAGGTGGTAAGAGTGTTCGCATCGATCAAATCAACGTTGTTGATTTTGATGATATTTTAAAGCGTAAGTCAGACATTCTAAAAGCTATGTCCGATGAAGCTAGTGCTGAAAATTATGATTTATTCTTAGTATTAGTTACCAACGTGTTGAACAGTGATTCTAAGCTTATCGTGCTTGGAGAACCTAAAGATGCTGTTGAATCTGCCTTTAATGAAAAAATTAATGACGACATTATGGAACTTCCAGGAGTTGTTTCTCGTAAGAAACAAGTCGTTCCACAATTAACTGATGCAATGGTTAAGTAA
- a CDS encoding aldose 1-epimerase family protein — protein sequence MIRLTNDYLTVLINPFGAELTSVKSSDTEYIWTADKQYWGRHAPILFPIVGRLKDNQYQYQGETYQMTQHGFARDNEFQVDSQTDDQVTLSLTQNSETLAKYPFKFKLTVKYELRDHELSVSMTVTNIDEKEMIFQLGAHPGFNVPFNPFEGGFDDYHIRFAPQKDYTRVPLKPPYSDPDDTSTVDLRKPVELNHELFNQDAQVFELDGEQVTLLLGNNLSETGVSVHIDNAKYVGVWSPYPKESPFVCIEPWWGLADTINADGNLEHKFATNRLAPQDKFTGKYEVTFF from the coding sequence ATGATTAGACTTACAAACGACTATTTAACGGTGTTAATTAACCCATTTGGTGCCGAATTAACTAGTGTTAAGTCAAGTGATACAGAATACATTTGGACGGCTGATAAGCAATACTGGGGGCGTCATGCACCCATCTTATTTCCAATTGTCGGCCGGCTTAAAGACAACCAGTATCAGTATCAGGGTGAAACATATCAAATGACTCAGCACGGATTTGCTAGAGATAACGAATTTCAAGTAGACTCACAGACTGATGATCAAGTCACCCTGAGTTTGACTCAGAATTCTGAAACACTAGCTAAATACCCATTTAAATTCAAATTAACGGTTAAATATGAGCTTAGAGATCATGAACTCAGTGTTTCAATGACGGTCACAAATATCGATGAAAAAGAAATGATTTTTCAACTAGGAGCTCATCCTGGATTTAATGTGCCATTTAATCCTTTCGAGGGGGGCTTCGATGATTACCATATTCGCTTTGCGCCGCAAAAAGATTACACTAGGGTGCCATTAAAACCTCCTTACAGTGATCCTGACGATACCTCAACGGTTGATCTAAGAAAGCCGGTGGAGTTGAACCACGAGCTATTTAACCAAGATGCGCAGGTATTTGAACTCGATGGGGAACAAGTAACTTTACTCTTGGGTAATAATTTGAGTGAAACAGGAGTTTCAGTTCATATTGATAATGCTAAATATGTTGGTGTCTGGTCACCATATCCCAAGGAATCACCATTCGTTTGTATTGAACCATGGTGGGGCCTAGCTGATACGATCAATGCAGATGGAAACTTGGAACATAAATTTGCTACCAATCGTTTAGCACCACAGGATAAATTTACTGGAAAATACGAAGTAACATTTTTTTAA
- the msrB gene encoding peptide-methionine (R)-S-oxide reductase MsrB: protein MDKSDLKKKLTDEQYRVTQEAATEAPFTGQYDDFYEDGIYVDVVSGEPLFSSTNKYDAGCGWPSFTKPIDKDKINNNMDLSHGMIREEVRSKEANSHLGHVFPDGPKDQGGNRFCINSAALKFIPVSELRDAGYEKYLQLFTK from the coding sequence ATGGATAAATCAGATTTAAAAAAGAAATTAACTGATGAACAGTATCGAGTAACTCAAGAAGCCGCTACTGAAGCTCCGTTTACTGGCCAGTATGATGATTTCTATGAAGATGGTATATATGTTGATGTTGTATCTGGTGAGCCACTATTTTCATCCACGAATAAATACGATGCCGGCTGTGGTTGGCCATCATTTACAAAACCAATTGATAAAGATAAGATAAATAACAACATGGACTTATCTCATGGCATGATTCGTGAAGAAGTTAGAAGTAAGGAAGCCAATTCTCATTTAGGACATGTCTTTCCAGATGGTCCTAAAGATCAAGGCGGCAATCGTTTTTGCATTAATTCAGCCGCTTTGAAGTTCATTCCAGTTTCTGAATTACGCGATGCAGGCTACGAGAAGTACCTACAATTATTTACAAAATAG
- the parE gene encoding DNA topoisomerase IV subunit B, translated as MSKQSQSYDDSSIQILEGLDAVRKRPGMYIGSTDARGLHHLVYEIVDNAVDEVLSGFGKEINVTIHEDNSITVVDHGRGMPVGMHSSGKPTVEVIFTQLHAGGKFGQGGYKTSGGLHGVGASVVNALSSYVKVDIIRDGYRYEEVFENGGHVAKPFKKIGKTKESSGTTVTFKPDPKVFTSTVYNFGTIAERMREAAFLLKDTKITLTDERTNPITEEEYHFKDGIKEFVGYLNEDKHTLGNVMYFDGSKQGVEVEVAAQYNDGYSETLLSFVNNVRTKDGGTHEAGLKNAWTKAFNEYARKVNLLKDKDKNLDGADVREGLSAVISLRVPEELLQFEGQTKEKLGTPEARAIVDSVVSEQLGYYLMENGEFAQTLVHKALRARQARQAARKARDESRNGKHKKKQERLLSGKLTPAQSKDSSKNELFLVEGDSAGGSAKQGRNRRYQAILPLRGKVLNTERAKLEDIMKNEEINTMIYTIGAGVGADFEIKDANYDKIIIMTDADDDGAHIQILLLTFFYKYMRPMIESGRVFIALPPLYRLQKGSGKKTRTQYAWTNEELDKLSKEFGKGYSLQRYKGLGEMNADQLWETTMDPDTRTLIRVRIDDAALAERRVTTLMGDKVEPRRRWIENNIKFTLEEDGSILDNTSDQ; from the coding sequence ATGTCAAAGCAAAGCCAAAGTTACGATGATTCCTCAATACAAATTTTAGAGGGACTGGATGCTGTTCGTAAACGTCCAGGAATGTATATTGGATCAACTGATGCAAGGGGATTGCACCATTTGGTCTATGAAATCGTTGATAACGCTGTTGACGAAGTGTTATCAGGTTTCGGTAAAGAAATTAACGTAACCATTCACGAAGATAACAGTATTACTGTTGTTGACCACGGTCGTGGTATGCCAGTAGGTATGCATAGTTCCGGTAAGCCAACGGTGGAAGTTATCTTCACTCAATTGCATGCAGGTGGTAAATTCGGCCAGGGTGGTTATAAAACCTCAGGTGGTTTGCATGGAGTAGGTGCGAGTGTTGTTAATGCTTTATCATCTTACGTAAAAGTAGATATTATTCGTGATGGCTATCGATATGAAGAAGTATTCGAAAATGGCGGTCACGTAGCTAAACCATTTAAAAAAATTGGTAAAACTAAAGAATCTTCCGGTACAACGGTAACGTTTAAGCCAGATCCAAAAGTTTTTACCAGTACCGTATATAATTTTGGAACAATCGCAGAAAGAATGCGCGAAGCAGCCTTTCTGTTAAAAGATACTAAAATAACTCTAACTGACGAAAGAACGAACCCAATCACTGAAGAAGAATATCACTTCAAAGATGGAATCAAAGAATTTGTCGGTTACTTGAACGAAGACAAGCATACATTGGGAAACGTGATGTACTTTGACGGCTCTAAACAAGGCGTCGAAGTTGAAGTCGCGGCCCAATATAACGACGGTTATTCTGAAACCCTACTTTCGTTCGTTAATAACGTTCGGACTAAAGATGGTGGAACTCATGAAGCCGGACTTAAAAATGCTTGGACTAAAGCTTTCAATGAATATGCCCGCAAGGTCAATTTGCTGAAGGATAAAGATAAAAATCTTGATGGTGCAGATGTTCGAGAAGGATTATCTGCAGTTATTTCATTGCGCGTTCCTGAAGAATTGCTTCAGTTTGAAGGCCAAACGAAGGAAAAATTAGGAACACCAGAAGCAAGAGCCATAGTAGATAGCGTTGTTTCGGAACAACTCGGCTATTACCTAATGGAAAATGGGGAGTTTGCCCAAACATTGGTACATAAGGCACTTAGAGCTCGCCAAGCTCGCCAAGCTGCCCGCAAAGCCCGTGACGAAAGTCGAAACGGCAAGCATAAGAAAAAGCAGGAACGGTTACTATCAGGTAAACTAACTCCTGCTCAATCAAAAGATTCTAGCAAAAACGAATTGTTCTTAGTCGAAGGTGATTCGGCTGGTGGTTCTGCCAAACAAGGTCGTAATCGTCGTTATCAAGCCATCCTGCCTCTTCGAGGAAAGGTTCTTAACACAGAACGTGCTAAGCTTGAAGATATTATGAAGAACGAAGAAATCAACACCATGATTTATACGATTGGTGCTGGAGTTGGTGCAGACTTTGAAATTAAGGATGCTAACTACGACAAAATCATCATCATGACCGATGCCGATGATGATGGAGCCCACATTCAAATCTTATTATTAACCTTCTTCTACAAGTACATGCGTCCAATGATCGAAAGTGGGCGAGTATTTATTGCCTTACCACCTCTATATCGTCTACAAAAGGGATCTGGCAAGAAAACGCGTACTCAATATGCTTGGACAAATGAAGAACTTGATAAACTCTCCAAAGAATTTGGTAAGGGCTACAGTCTTCAACGGTACAAAGGTCTTGGAGAAATGAATGCTGATCAGCTTTGGGAAACCACTATGGATCCTGATACTCGAACTTTAATTCGCGTTAGAATCGATGATGCAGCTTTAGCAGAGCGTCGTGTCACCACGCTAATGGGAGATAAAGTTGAGCCTCGCCGTCGTTGGATAGAGAACAATATTAAATTTACCCTTGAAGAAGATGGGAGTATTTTAGACAATACTTCAGATCAGTAG